AGGAGATTCTCTACCAGCTCGACGTTCAGTCCGACTCCACCTCGAAGGTCGATCTTCTCCGTCTCCTGAACGAGAAGATGTTATCCAACATCCAGAAGGACATGGATACAATCGTCATCGTGGACGAGGCCCAGGCGATTGAGAACGAAAAAACATTAGAGGAGCTTCGGATGCTCCTGAACTTCCAGATGAACGATCGCTTTTTACTGACCTTGATACTCGTCGGGCAGCCCGAACTCCAGGCAAAAGTGGAGAGCATTCCGCAACTTAGCCAGCGAATTTCTATCAAGTACCACCTGAGCCCTCTCGACTATACCGACACGGTTAAATTCATATTTTTCCGCCTCAAGGTGGCGGGCCTCGAAAAAAGTATATTCTCTGAGGAAGCCATCAAGAACATATTTCAAATGTCGGGGGGCATCCCTAGGCGCATCGTCAACCTTTGCGACCTTTGCCTCCTCGTCGGTTTTACCTATAAGGTGCCGCTCATTAACAGCAAACTGGTGGATAAGGTCATCCGCGACAGCGAGGGTGGGGGGTAGGCCATGCGCTTGAGTGATTTGATCAAAAATGGACCCGAGGGCGAGGACAAAGGGCCGAAGAAGAAAAAACCGCCCGAGGCACCAAAAGAAGAATCCTTCAGGCTAAGCGAGCTAAAAGGTCTTCAACAAGAGGAGACCGCTGCA
The genomic region above belongs to Nitrospinaceae bacterium and contains:
- a CDS encoding AAA family ATPase; protein product: MYLEYWGLKVSPFENLPNPDFLYFSSKHEEALTRLVYAAQGRKGAAMLTGDPGMGKTTLTRAFIRQLDEKRYDIGLVANPSLEPVDFIKEILYQLDVQSDSTSKVDLLRLLNEKMLSNIQKDMDTIVIVDEAQAIENEKTLEELRMLLNFQMNDRFLLTLILVGQPELQAKVESIPQLSQRISIKYHLSPLDYTDTVKFIFFRLKVAGLEKSIFSEEAIKNIFQMSGGIPRRIVNLCDLCLLVGFTYKVPLINSKLVDKVIRDSEGGG